A window of the Leishmania mexicana MHOM/GT/2001/U1103 complete genome, chromosome 1 genome harbors these coding sequences:
- a CDS encoding putative long-chain-fatty-acid-CoA ligase — protein MGGCVISVMAKRNAAQVMPDPHAEELERRRAECGGSFVQRVPGTESEHASAIYRIAGVTAAQHEAILAAAAVRPTLYTTLMRCCAERTDQRVLGYRPVKCVTKERAPLTASGGKSGSAKKERLMSITHFDEVVYVTYSELEKRILDFGAGLTALGVTATGNVSIYLDTCVEWLVGIYGIWSCSAVAATVYANLGEAALAHALHETESQAVLCGAANVANVLKLMKNGVMPQVPIIYVGALPASLDTHGVQVVSFKQVEMMGAAHLEGGAAKSTGPLNDDDLALIMYTSGTTGDPKGVMHTHRTLAAGLHTLEPRVIDLLGQPHSDDVYLSYLPMAHIMEFTITNLFIFRGAFIGFGTPRTLTDTTARPHGDLLTFSPSMLAGVPRIFDTLKKAVEAKLPPVGTLKRQVFDHAYQSRLAALKEGKDTPYWNEKVFAAPRAVLGTRLRIMLSGGGPLSAATHEFVNVVFGRVVIGYGLTETICVGAIQIPGDLETNVTGLMEPGQEIKLLDIDEYKHTDSPEPRGEMLSRGPFLFKGYYKQPELTREVLDEDGWFHTGDVGSFTADGKMRIVGRVKALAKNCLGEYIALEALEAVYSGNELLQPNGVCVLVHPDKPYITALALTDEARALNFAAKHGIEGTYPALLKDQRFQQAAAMSMADTARASNRVSFECVKRVRVIDDEWTPENEILTAAQKLKRRVIDVQYAQTIAELFTDD, from the coding sequence TTGTGCAACGCGTGCCCGGGACGGAGAGCGAGCACGCCTCGGCCATCTACCGCATCGCCGGCGTGACAGCGGCGCAACACGAAGCCAtcctcgcggcggcagcggtgaggcCAACCCTTTACACCACGCTgatgcggtgctgcgcggagCGCACGGACCAGCGCGTGCTTGGCTACCGCCCTGTGAAATGCGTCACCAAGGAGCGAGCGCCGTTGACGGCAAGCGGCGGCAAGAGCGGATCGGCGAAGAAGGAGCGGCTCATGAGCATCACGCACTTCGACGAGGTCGTGTACGTCACCTACTCGGAACTGGAGAAGCGTATCCTCGACTTCGGCGCCGGCCTGACCGCCCtcggcgtcaccgccaccggaAACGTGTCCATCTACCTCGACACGTGCGTCGAGTGGCTGGTGGGCATCTACGGCATCTggtcctgcagcgccgtcgccgccaccgtctaCGCCAACCTTGGCGAGGCGGCcctggcgcacgcgctgcacgAGACGGAGAGCCAGGCAGTTCTCTGCGGCGCGGCGAATGTGGCGAACGTGCTGAAGCTGATGAAGAACGGGGTCATGCCGCAGGTGCCGATCATCTACGTCGGCGCCCTGCCCGCTTCGCTCGACacgcacggcgtgcaggtggTGAGCTTCAAGCAGGTGGAGATGATGggcgcggcgcacctcgagggcggcgcggcgaagAGCACGGGGCCGTTGAACGACGACGACCTGGCATTGATCATGTACACGAGCGGCACGACCGGTGACCCGAAGGGCgtcatgcacacgcaccgtaCATTGGCCGCTGGCCTGCACACCCTCGAGCCGCGCGTCATCGACCTGCTCGGCCAGCCGCACTCCGACGACGTGTACCTCTCCTACCTGCCCATGGCGCACATCATGGAGTTCACCATCACAAACCTATTCATCTTCCGCGGCGCCTTTATCGGCTtcggcacgccgcgcacgctGACGGACACCACGGCGCGGCCGCACGGCGACCTGCTCACGTTCAGCCCGTCCATGCTCGCTGGCGTGCCGCGCATTTTCGACACGCTCAAGAAGGCCGTCgaggcgaagctgccgccCGTGGGCACGCTCAAGCGACAGGTGTTCGACCACGCCTACCAGAGCcggctggcggcgctgaaggagggCAAGGACACGCCGTACTGGAACGAGAAGGTGttcgcggcgccgcgcgccgtGCTCGGCACCCGCCTACGGATCatgctcagcggcggcggcccgctGTCCGCCGCGACGCATGAGTTCGTGAACGTGGTCTTTGGCCGTGTGGTGATTGGCTATGGCCTCACGGAGACGATCTGCGTCGGTGCCATTCAAATCCCCGGCGACCTGGAGACGAACGTGACGGGCTTGATGGAGCCCGGCCAGGAGATCAAGTTGCTCGACATCGACGAGTACAAGCACACGGACTCGCCCGAGCCGCGCGGCGAGATGCTGTCACGCGGCCCCTTTCTGTTCAAGGGCTACTACAAGCAGCCGGAGCTGACGCGCGAGGtgctggacgaggacggctGGTTCCACACGGGCGACGTGGGCAGCTTCACCGCGGATGGCAAGATGCGCATTGTCGGGCGCGTcaaggcgctggcgaagaaCTGCCTGGGCGAGTACATTGCactggaggcgctggaggcggtctACTCTGGCAACGAACTGCTGCAGCCGAACGGCGTGTGCGTACTCGTGCACCCCGACAAGCCGTACATCACGGCTCTGGCGCTGACGGACGAGGCGCGCGCACTGAACTTTGCGGCGAAGCACGGTATCGAGGGCACGTACCCGGCCCTGCTGAAGGACCAGCGCTTCCAGCAGGCAGCCGCGATGTCGATGGCCGACACGGCCCGCGCCTCGAACCGCGTGTCCTTCGAGTGCGTGAAGCGGGTGCGCGTGATCGACGACGAGTGGACTCCGGAGAACGAGATCTTGACGGCTGCCCAGAAGCTGAAGCGCCGCGTCATCGATGTGCAGTACGCGCAGACGATTGCGGAGCTCTTCACGGATGATTAA